One stretch of Fibrobacter sp. UBA4297 DNA includes these proteins:
- a CDS encoding M48 family metalloprotease, whose protein sequence is MLLYILLCLEIALRTVLEIRERRITQMRGGVFAVLRLIPLVNDIVPLPENRKEPQKSQFVEKHEEGHRVLRHSVLRNLMKVAFLMVAVWFFSAMVVRWNASFIEAVLWLHLAAIPFKWFFNWYCWNQEFEADAYAFKEVGKQKAKAAMQELAECEIPYTKLFASVYREHPTVALRSQRILKKVIGGR, encoded by the coding sequence ATGTTGTTATATATATTACTTTGTCTAGAAATTGCTTTACGAACGGTTCTTGAAATTCGTGAACGTAGAATTACGCAAATGCGCGGTGGTGTGTTTGCTGTGTTGCGATTGATTCCGCTGGTGAACGATATTGTACCGCTACCTGAAAACCGCAAGGAACCGCAGAAAAGCCAGTTCGTGGAAAAGCATGAAGAAGGTCATCGCGTGTTGCGACATTCTGTTTTGCGTAACCTGATGAAAGTTGCATTCCTGATGGTTGCCGTGTGGTTCTTTTCGGCGATGGTTGTTCGTTGGAATGCGAGTTTTATCGAAGCGGTGCTATGGCTACACCTGGCCGCGATTCCGTTCAAGTGGTTTTTCAATTGGTATTGCTGGAATCAGGAATTTGAAGCGGATGCGTATGCGTTTAAGGAAGTAGGGAAGCAGAAGGCGAAAGCTGCCATGCAGGAACTTGCCGAATGCGAAATCCCGTACACGAAGCTATTTGCCTCGGTTTACAGGGAGCACCCGACTGTTGCGCTGCGTAGCCAGAGAATCCTGAAAAAAGTGATTGGCGGACGGTAG
- a CDS encoding LemA family protein, with product MTVVIVVAVIFIVIAVFISMYNGLVKLRNNRENAFANIDVQLKQRYDLVPQLVSTVKGYATHEKDVLERVTAARAAAMSATTIDEKVAADKALSGALAGLRVSLEAYPELKANQNFLQLQTELADIENKLAAARRFFNSSTREFNNACEVFPSNIIAGMFNFKRAAMYEATENRETLNKAPEVRF from the coding sequence ATGACCGTAGTTATCGTAGTCGCAGTCATTTTCATCGTCATCGCCGTGTTCATTTCCATGTACAACGGGCTTGTGAAGCTTCGCAACAATCGCGAGAATGCGTTTGCGAACATTGACGTGCAGCTCAAGCAGCGTTATGACCTTGTGCCACAGCTTGTCTCGACGGTGAAGGGCTATGCCACACACGAAAAGGACGTGCTTGAGAGGGTGACTGCCGCACGTGCTGCCGCCATGAGTGCAACGACGATTGATGAAAAGGTTGCTGCTGACAAGGCTCTGTCCGGTGCGCTTGCGGGGCTTCGCGTTTCGCTGGAAGCTTATCCGGAACTCAAGGCGAACCAGAACTTCTTGCAGTTGCAGACGGAACTTGCGGATATCGAGAACAAGCTTGCCGCTGCCCGCCGCTTCTTCAACTCCTCGACGCGCGAATTTAACAACGCTTGCGAAGTGTTCCCGAGCAATATCATTGCAGGTATGTTCAACTTTAAGCGCGCTGCCATGTACGAGGCGACCGAAAACCGTGAAACGCTCAACAAGGCCCCTGAGGTGCGATTCTAG
- a CDS encoding M48 family metallopeptidase, which translates to MKYVGLQTQIWRNNRNTVILLFMFPVILLGMVLLVILGLDFFGILCDFVGGGCPPSHASQTRYGAMHWPEIWLCFKAVVPYTLMIVGVWFIIAYCANTAIIRHATHAKPVERKENLRVYNIVENLCIAGGIEMPQINIVEDSGMNAFASGVDIPSFTITLTTGLIEKLDDRELSAVVGHELTHIKNRDTRLMVVCIVFVGIFATIQTVSLKLMSAIISSPRRSSRRNRNSGRADIYLFLILLLVFIWSSIGYVFTWFTRLAISRKREYVADAGGAELCGDPLALASALRKISNDPGLMSVQRNDIAQLYVIHPDEEFDNNMGLKGWVAKANILFCTHPDTPERIQLLEQF; encoded by the coding sequence ATGAAATACGTTGGACTCCAGACGCAGATTTGGCGGAATAACCGCAACACGGTGATTCTGCTTTTCATGTTCCCGGTGATTTTGCTGGGGATGGTGCTCCTTGTTATTTTGGGTCTTGATTTTTTCGGAATTCTCTGCGATTTTGTCGGGGGAGGCTGCCCGCCGAGCCATGCTTCGCAAACGAGGTATGGAGCTATGCACTGGCCCGAAATTTGGCTTTGTTTTAAAGCGGTGGTTCCGTATACGTTAATGATTGTGGGTGTATGGTTCATTATTGCCTATTGTGCCAATACCGCAATTATTCGTCATGCCACTCATGCAAAACCGGTTGAACGCAAGGAAAACTTGCGCGTCTATAATATTGTCGAGAATCTCTGCATTGCTGGCGGCATCGAGATGCCGCAAATCAACATTGTCGAGGATTCGGGAATGAATGCCTTTGCAAGCGGTGTCGACATTCCTTCGTTTACGATTACGCTTACGACTGGCCTTATCGAAAAATTGGACGACAGGGAACTCTCAGCGGTTGTGGGTCACGAGCTTACGCATATCAAGAATCGCGATACGCGCCTCATGGTGGTGTGCATTGTGTTCGTTGGAATTTTTGCGACGATACAGACGGTTTCCTTGAAATTGATGAGTGCGATTATTAGTTCTCCGCGTCGTTCTTCTAGACGCAACCGTAACAGCGGTCGTGCGGATATATATCTATTCCTGATTTTATTGCTTGTGTTTATTTGGAGTTCTATCGGCTATGTCTTCACTTGGTTCACTCGCCTTGCCATTTCCCGTAAGCGCGAGTACGTTGCCGATGCCGGCGGTGCCGAGCTTTGTGGCGACCCCTTGGCGCTTGCTTCTGCGCTGCGGAAGATTTCCAATGATCCTGGTCTTATGTCGGTGCAGCGTAACGATATTGCACAGCTTTATGTGATCCACCCGGATGAGGAATTCGATAACAATATGGGATTAAAGGGTTGGGTTGCGAAGGCGAACATCTTGTTCTGCACGCACCCGGATACACCTGAGCGCATTCAGCTGCTTGAGCAATTTTAA
- a CDS encoding helix-turn-helix domain-containing protein, with protein sequence MRYDIDVIRKAEIELLAQMQGATSITKKKLALDSGISCQHLGLVAKGKRNLSVKSFCDLADAFGCTATELMSKLEALMLEQIQLQTPAAADKAKGINYINKAILDKNNPKKPPKP encoded by the coding sequence ATGCGATATGACATCGATGTCATCCGAAAAGCTGAAATAGAACTTTTAGCACAGATGCAAGGGGCTACTTCGATTACGAAGAAAAAACTCGCTCTCGATAGCGGGATTAGCTGTCAGCACCTCGGTCTCGTCGCAAAAGGCAAACGCAACCTCTCCGTCAAATCATTTTGCGACCTTGCCGATGCTTTCGGCTGTACAGCCACCGAACTGATGTCCAAGCTCGAAGCTTTAATGTTGGAACAAATACAGCTCCAGACGCCTGCCGCAGCAGACAAGGCTAAGGGCATAAACTATATCAATAAAGCTATTCTGGACAAAAACAATCCGAAAAAACCGCCTAAGCCATAA
- a CDS encoding glycosyl hydrolase family 5, with amino-acid sequence MKTKLFKTLAIFGLSFIAWNCSEDPASTAANNAELPPVLAKPALEVDQNCWMITTGSQIFLIVPNGTGAYLVTNEASIPVGTYNVASGAITDLSGATIITNVKLETLPVVNPDKTISYPDGSKATIDGKTLLLPGGIDPNAITPGTNPGTVASSSSAFVPGIPAVSSSSAKNVTPNPAVSSSSQKTQQPVASSSSKQQEQPKSSSATSNNKQCNGQCYDSASGKCVNYYDQMTGSKGEKYAYDNDCKVNCYYDPENKNCQNMTGSTPSQQPKSSSSVKSSSSQQQQQPKSSSSKQQEQPKSSSSQQQQQNNPNASAEEAKYLNAGAGGQQGFATRYWDCCMPHCSWPEHGGAAKTCDAKGKTPIGNTNGSICSGGQGTTCTSQIPIIVSDKLAYAFAATPGNDATCGKCFALTFTGTGKYETKANHQALKGKTLVVMASNIGYDVQGGQFDIMIPGGGFGAFNGCSQMGWNIPSNSTTYGGLLSDCEKEVGYSGDLLTKRKQCLTEKCNKSFGSDTQAKEGCLFLATWMEAAGNPNHTYKEVECPAALKAQF; translated from the coding sequence ATGAAGACAAAATTATTCAAAACCCTCGCCATTTTTGGTCTTTCGTTCATTGCATGGAACTGCTCCGAAGACCCTGCCTCCACAGCAGCAAATAACGCTGAACTTCCGCCGGTATTGGCTAAGCCGGCTCTTGAAGTCGATCAGAACTGCTGGATGATTACTACTGGCTCACAGATTTTCCTTATCGTACCTAACGGTACTGGCGCCTATCTCGTCACTAACGAAGCCAGCATCCCTGTTGGCACCTACAATGTGGCAAGCGGCGCGATTACTGATTTAAGCGGAGCCACAATCATTACGAATGTAAAACTCGAGACTCTCCCTGTCGTAAATCCGGACAAGACCATCAGCTATCCTGATGGCTCCAAGGCAACTATCGACGGAAAGACGCTCCTCCTTCCGGGCGGAATCGATCCGAACGCCATCACCCCGGGCACAAATCCAGGCACAGTCGCAAGCAGCTCTTCTGCTTTTGTCCCTGGCATCCCCGCAGTGAGTTCGAGCTCTGCAAAGAACGTTACCCCGAACCCGGCCGTATCTTCCTCTTCGCAAAAAACTCAACAGCCTGTTGCAAGTTCCTCTTCGAAGCAGCAGGAACAGCCGAAGTCTTCTTCGGCCACATCGAACAACAAGCAGTGTAACGGTCAGTGCTATGACAGCGCCTCGGGCAAGTGCGTTAACTATTACGACCAGATGACCGGTTCCAAGGGCGAAAAATACGCCTACGACAATGATTGCAAGGTAAACTGCTACTACGATCCTGAAAATAAGAATTGCCAGAACATGACCGGCTCTACACCTTCTCAGCAGCCGAAGTCCAGCTCTAGCGTGAAGTCTTCTTCTTCACAGCAACAGCAGCAGCCAAAGTCCTCCTCTTCCAAGCAGCAGGAACAGCCAAAGTCTTCTTCTAGCCAGCAGCAACAGCAGAACAACCCCAACGCTTCCGCCGAAGAAGCCAAGTACCTCAATGCAGGCGCCGGTGGACAGCAGGGCTTTGCCACCCGTTACTGGGACTGCTGCATGCCTCACTGCTCCTGGCCGGAACACGGCGGCGCTGCCAAAACCTGCGATGCCAAGGGCAAGACCCCGATCGGCAACACGAACGGCAGTATCTGCTCCGGCGGTCAAGGCACCACTTGCACAAGCCAGATTCCTATAATCGTGAGTGACAAGCTTGCTTACGCATTCGCAGCAACTCCGGGTAACGACGCCACATGCGGCAAGTGCTTCGCCCTCACCTTTACTGGTACCGGCAAGTACGAAACCAAGGCAAACCACCAGGCTCTCAAGGGCAAGACTCTCGTCGTGATGGCATCCAACATCGGTTATGACGTGCAAGGCGGTCAGTTCGACATCATGATCCCGGGTGGCGGATTCGGTGCATTTAATGGTTGCAGCCAGATGGGCTGGAACATCCCGAGCAACTCCACGACTTACGGCGGCCTCCTCTCCGACTGTGAAAAGGAAGTCGGATACAGCGGCGACCTCTTGACCAAGCGTAAGCAGTGCCTCACCGAAAAATGCAACAAGTCCTTCGGAAGTGACACCCAGGCCAAGGAAGGCTGTCTCTTCCTCGCTACATGGATGGAAGCAGCAGGCAACCCGAACCACACTTATAAAGAAGTTGAATGCCCGGCTGCTTTGAAGGCCCAATTCTAA
- a CDS encoding glycosyl hydrolase family 5, whose amino-acid sequence MKYPLLKSLLSLGTIVLACSCSDDKSSPVGDDASLPCSGCNASLALNPSMPSCETAWVLSADKIYVIYKDLTVTNEAGVQIGTVTPVPNSPNINIVDLSGIPLVNNIDLFKADSIVGDGIRYKITENAYHLKDATGNYLIYSNAIVTDPSGNPVGAIDFTTGAVISLGGSLLTVANVLSLPILTPGAKCVDYVSPIASSSSVYNPPVFSSSSMYVPPTPNSSSAKPPKSSSSTPKSSSSVPPKSSSSAVVANKCPTIKKTGGKSGSGWATRYWDCCKPHCSWPEHAHGNYSKQCTNKGQNESTDWSGGSICSGGGLMTCTSQIPFTIDGCTEMGFAFAAVPASDGGSCGKCYQLTFTGKGKYSTDANHKAIQGKKLIIMTTNIGGDVQQGQFDIMIPGGGVGMFNGCSSMGWGGQGQQYGGLLSDCEVESKYNAKKTLTCLENKCNSVFSNDAKAKQGCLFLAGFMHAAGNPLHDYVEVECPQVLKDRY is encoded by the coding sequence ATGAAATACCCCCTTTTAAAGTCCCTGCTATCGCTTGGGACCATTGTGTTAGCGTGTTCTTGTTCTGACGACAAGTCTTCTCCTGTTGGAGATGACGCTTCCCTCCCCTGCAGCGGATGCAACGCCAGCTTGGCGCTGAACCCATCGATGCCGTCCTGCGAAACAGCATGGGTCCTGTCCGCAGACAAAATTTACGTCATCTATAAAGACTTGACCGTAACCAACGAGGCCGGCGTCCAGATCGGCACCGTTACCCCTGTTCCAAATTCTCCGAACATTAATATCGTAGACTTGTCCGGCATTCCGCTCGTCAACAACATCGACCTTTTCAAAGCGGATTCCATCGTCGGCGACGGCATCCGCTACAAGATTACCGAAAACGCCTACCACCTGAAAGACGCTACCGGCAACTACCTCATCTATTCCAACGCAATTGTCACAGACCCAAGCGGTAACCCCGTCGGAGCAATCGACTTTACGACAGGCGCTGTCATTTCGCTCGGCGGATCCTTGCTGACCGTCGCCAACGTCTTATCGCTCCCGATCCTGACTCCAGGTGCAAAATGCGTGGACTACGTTTCACCAATCGCATCGTCATCGAGCGTATATAACCCGCCTGTTTTCAGCAGTTCCTCGATGTATGTCCCGCCGACTCCGAACAGCAGCTCCGCAAAGCCGCCAAAGAGCAGTTCCTCTACGCCGAAGAGCAGCAGTTCCGTTCCACCCAAGAGCAGCAGCTCGGCCGTTGTAGCAAACAAGTGCCCGACCATCAAGAAGACTGGCGGCAAGAGCGGATCCGGCTGGGCAACCCGTTACTGGGATTGCTGTAAACCTCACTGCTCCTGGCCAGAACATGCCCACGGCAATTATTCCAAGCAGTGCACCAACAAGGGACAGAACGAAAGCACCGACTGGAGTGGCGGAAGCATCTGCTCCGGCGGTGGCCTCATGACCTGCACAAGCCAGATTCCGTTCACCATCGACGGCTGTACCGAAATGGGCTTTGCATTTGCAGCCGTGCCTGCAAGCGATGGCGGTTCCTGTGGCAAGTGCTACCAGCTCACATTCACGGGCAAGGGCAAGTACTCGACCGATGCAAACCACAAGGCCATCCAAGGCAAAAAGCTCATCATCATGACGACTAATATTGGCGGCGACGTTCAGCAGGGCCAGTTCGACATCATGATCCCGGGCGGTGGCGTCGGCATGTTCAACGGCTGCTCGTCCATGGGCTGGGGCGGACAGGGCCAGCAGTACGGCGGTCTCCTCTCCGACTGCGAAGTGGAATCGAAGTACAATGCCAAGAAGACTCTTACCTGCCTCGAAAACAAGTGCAACAGCGTGTTCAGCAACGATGCGAAGGCAAAGCAGGGATGCCTCTTCCTCGCCGGTTTCATGCACGCCGCAGGCAACCCGCTCCACGACTATGTTGAAGTGGAATGCCCGCAAGTTCTCAAGGATAGATATTAA
- a CDS encoding GTP-binding protein: protein MAKEHFDRSKPHCNIGTIGHVDHGKTTLTAAICTTLAAKGLAAAKRFDEIDNAPEEKARGITINTSHVEYTTANRHYAHVDCPGHADYVKNMVTGAAQMDGA from the coding sequence ATGGCAAAAGAACATTTTGACAGAAGCAAGCCGCACTGCAACATCGGCACCATCGGCCACGTTGACCACGGTAAAACCACTTTGACCGCTGCAATCTGCACCACCCTTGCTGCTAAGGGTCTTGCCGCTGCAAAGCGTTTCGATGAAATCGACAACGCTCCGGAAGAAAAGGCTCGTGGTATCACGATCAACACCTCCCACGTGGAATACACCACTGCAAATCGTCACTACGCACACGTCGACTGCCCGGGGCATGCTGACTATGTGAAGAACATGGTGACTGGTGCTGCCCAGATGGACGGTGC
- a CDS encoding GTP-binding protein encodes AILVVAATDGPMPQTREHILLAHQVGVPKIVVFMNKCDMVDDAEILDLVEMEVRELLSKYEFDGDNTPIIRGSALKALEGDPEYQDKIMELMDACDTYIPLPQRDTDKPFLMPIEDVFTITGRGTVATGRIERGIVRLNDKVERIGLGETTEYVITGVEMFRKLLDDAQAGDNVGLLLRGAEKKDIVRGMVLAAPKSVTPHTEFKAEIYVLTKDEGGRHTPFMNGYRPQFYFRTTD; translated from the coding sequence GCTATCCTCGTTGTTGCCGCTACTGACGGTCCGATGCCGCAGACTCGCGAACACATCCTTCTCGCTCACCAGGTTGGCGTGCCGAAGATCGTCGTGTTCATGAACAAGTGCGACATGGTTGACGATGCCGAAATTCTCGACCTCGTCGAAATGGAAGTCCGCGAACTTCTGTCCAAGTACGAATTCGATGGCGACAATACCCCGATCATCCGCGGTTCCGCTCTCAAGGCTCTCGAAGGCGATCCGGAATACCAGGACAAGATCATGGAACTCATGGACGCTTGCGACACCTACATCCCGCTCCCGCAGCGCGATACCGACAAGCCGTTCCTCATGCCGATCGAAGACGTGTTCACGATCACTGGCCGCGGCACTGTCGCTACTGGCCGTATCGAACGCGGTATCGTTCGCTTGAACGACAAGGTCGAACGTATCGGTCTCGGTGAAACCACCGAATACGTCATCACGGGTGTTGAAATGTTCCGCAAGCTTCTCGACGACGCTCAGGCAGGTGACAACGTTGGTCTCCTCCTCCGTGGCGCTGAAAAGAAGGACATCGTCCGTGGCATGGTTCTCGCCGCTCCGAAGTCCGTCACCCCGCACACCGAATTCAAGGCTGAAATCTACGTTCTCACGAAGGACGAAGGTGGCCGCCACACGCCGTTCATGAACGGCTACCGTCCTCAGTTCTACTTCCGCACCACCGACG
- the rpsJ gene encoding 30S ribosomal protein S10 — MAGERIRIRLKSFDHRMIDRSAQDIVNTAKNTGARIAGPIPLPTKIQKYTVLRSPHIDKTSREQFESRTHKRLIDILDATPQTVDSLMKLDLPAGVEVEIKV; from the coding sequence ATGGCTGGTGAACGCATCCGTATTCGCTTGAAGAGCTTCGATCATCGTATGATCGACCGCTCCGCTCAAGATATCGTGAATACAGCTAAGAACACTGGGGCTCGTATTGCAGGCCCCATCCCTCTCCCGACGAAGATCCAGAAGTATACGGTGCTCCGCTCTCCGCATATTGACAAGACTTCTCGTGAACAGTTCGAATCCCGTACGCACAAGCGTCTTATCGACATCCTTGATGCTACGCCGCAAACTGTAGATTCCCTCATGAAACTTGACTTGCCGGCAGGCGTTGAAGTCGAAATTAAGGTCTAA
- the rplC gene encoding 50S ribosomal protein L3, whose amino-acid sequence MNGILAKKLGMTQVFTEQGECVPVTVLEAGPCVVVCHKTEEKDGYTAVQIGFGLKKEQRANKAEVGHFKKADVAVREHLAEFDVADLESWPVGKEFGAADFADAKTVNVSGISKGHGFSGTIKRHGFHSGPRSHGTHNMREPGGTSAHSYPGRVFPGKRMAGQYGNKKVTVKHLQVVKVDGDRNLIFVRGAVPGPKNSIIVVRKD is encoded by the coding sequence ATGAACGGTATTCTCGCAAAGAAATTGGGAATGACCCAAGTGTTCACGGAACAGGGCGAATGCGTCCCTGTCACGGTTCTCGAAGCCGGTCCGTGCGTGGTCGTTTGCCATAAGACAGAAGAGAAGGACGGCTACACTGCTGTCCAGATCGGCTTTGGTCTCAAGAAGGAACAGCGTGCCAATAAGGCAGAAGTCGGCCATTTCAAGAAGGCTGACGTGGCTGTTCGTGAACACCTCGCTGAATTTGATGTCGCTGATCTCGAATCCTGGCCGGTTGGCAAGGAATTCGGCGCTGCCGACTTCGCTGATGCAAAGACTGTGAACGTCTCTGGCATCTCTAAGGGTCATGGTTTCTCTGGCACTATCAAGCGCCACGGTTTCCATAGCGGTCCTCGTTCCCATGGTACGCACAATATGCGCGAACCGGGTGGTACGTCCGCTCACTCCTATCCGGGCCGCGTTTTCCCGGGTAAGCGTATGGCTGGTCAATACGGCAACAAGAAAGTGACCGTGAAGCACCTCCAGGTCGTCAAAGTTGATGGCGACCGCAACCTGATCTTCGTCCGTGGCGCTGTCCCGGGCCCGAAGAACAGCATCATCGTGGTGAGGAAAGACTAA
- the rplD gene encoding 50S ribosomal protein L4: MASAKLFAATGDFKNDIQLPALFDQEVNKVCMYLHIKAILNNNRQGTAQTKSKGEVSGGGQKPWKQKGTGRARSGQNTSAVWVRGAKAHGPKSHDYFEKVNKKVKKIAFHSALASKASEGKVSVFEALSFSAPKTKDLLAVLTKSGIEQRNVLFIVSKKDENLYLSSNNIPWCRCARVEDVNTYDIVRANNVVISQAALAELEGGR; encoded by the coding sequence ATGGCTAGTGCAAAGCTTTTCGCCGCTACTGGCGATTTTAAGAATGATATCCAGCTCCCGGCTCTCTTCGACCAGGAAGTCAACAAGGTCTGCATGTACCTCCACATCAAGGCTATCCTGAACAACAACCGTCAGGGTACTGCTCAGACTAAGTCTAAGGGCGAAGTCAGTGGCGGTGGCCAGAAGCCGTGGAAGCAGAAGGGTACGGGCCGTGCTCGTTCCGGTCAGAACACCTCTGCAGTTTGGGTTCGTGGTGCCAAGGCTCACGGTCCGAAGTCTCATGACTACTTCGAAAAGGTGAACAAGAAGGTCAAGAAGATCGCATTCCACTCCGCTCTTGCTTCCAAGGCTAGCGAAGGCAAGGTCTCCGTGTTCGAAGCTCTCAGCTTCAGCGCTCCGAAGACCAAGGATCTTCTCGCAGTTCTTACCAAGTCTGGCATTGAACAGCGCAACGTCCTCTTCATCGTTAGCAAGAAAGATGAAAACCTCTATCTTTCCTCCAACAACATTCCTTGGTGCCGTTGCGCACGCGTTGAAGATGTCAACACTTACGACATCGTCCGTGCAAACAACGTCGTCATCTCTCAGGCTGCTCTCGCAGAACTTGAAGGAGGCCGCTAA
- the rplW gene encoding 50S ribosomal protein L23 — MKEIREILVAPHVTEETMKNMVNRRNDVHKYVFKVAMDASKEDIKAAIEKRFEVKVAKVNTLINRGKIKRVRMVAGKKPNWKKAYITLKAGQKIAEFEGV; from the coding sequence ATGAAAGAAATTCGTGAAATCCTCGTTGCTCCGCACGTCACAGAAGAAACCATGAAGAACATGGTGAATCGCCGTAACGATGTGCACAAGTACGTGTTCAAGGTTGCCATGGACGCTTCTAAGGAAGACATCAAGGCCGCTATCGAAAAGCGCTTTGAAGTCAAGGTCGCTAAGGTCAATACTTTGATCAACCGCGGCAAGATCAAGCGCGTCCGCATGGTCGCTGGCAAGAAACCCAACTGGAAGAAGGCCTACATCACATTGAAGGCCGGGCAAAAGATTGCCGAGTTTGAAGGAGTATAA
- the rplB gene encoding 50S ribosomal protein L2, giving the protein MGLKSYRPITPTLRYKQIGDRKELSAVKPYKPLTEGIKRSSGRNNAGEITSRRRGGGHKKLYRIIDFKRQFAGLSCTVETIEYDPNRTARIALVKYENGKRAYIIAPAEIKVGDVLNAGEGAEFRVGNAIPLRDIPLNTIIHNIEMKPGKGAQIARSAGAGAELVAKDGKLCQVKLPSGEVRYIPEDCLATVGQVSNIDHMNESSGSAGRSRWLGKRPAVRGVVMNPVDHPLGGGEGRTSGGRHPCSPWGKNSKGAKTRNNKRTDKFIVRHRQKRA; this is encoded by the coding sequence ATGGGTCTGAAATCTTATCGCCCGATTACCCCGACACTGCGTTACAAGCAGATTGGTGACCGCAAGGAACTCTCTGCTGTAAAGCCGTACAAGCCGCTTACCGAAGGTATCAAGCGTAGCTCCGGCCGTAACAATGCTGGTGAAATTACCTCCCGTCGTCGTGGTGGTGGTCACAAGAAACTGTATCGTATCATTGACTTCAAGCGTCAGTTTGCCGGTCTCTCCTGCACTGTCGAAACGATTGAATACGATCCGAACCGTACCGCTCGCATCGCTCTCGTCAAGTACGAAAACGGCAAGCGCGCATACATCATCGCTCCGGCCGAAATCAAGGTTGGCGATGTGCTGAACGCTGGTGAAGGTGCAGAATTCCGCGTAGGTAACGCAATTCCTCTCCGCGACATTCCGCTCAACACCATTATCCACAACATCGAAATGAAGCCGGGCAAGGGTGCCCAGATTGCTCGTTCCGCTGGTGCCGGTGCAGAACTGGTTGCCAAGGACGGCAAGCTCTGCCAGGTCAAGCTTCCGAGTGGCGAAGTCCGCTACATCCCGGAAGACTGCCTCGCTACCGTTGGCCAGGTTTCCAATATCGATCACATGAATGAATCCTCGGGTTCTGCAGGCCGCTCTCGCTGGCTCGGCAAGCGCCCGGCCGTCCGTGGTGTCGTTATGAACCCGGTCGACCACCCCCTTGGTGGTGGTGAAGGTCGTACCTCTGGTGGTCGTCATCCGTGCTCTCCTTGGGGTAAGAACTCTAAGGGTGCAAAAACTCGTAACAACAAGCGTACTGATAAGTTCATCGTACGTCATCGTCAGAAGAGGGCCTAA
- the rpsS gene encoding 30S ribosomal protein S19, whose product MSRSLKKGAFVDSHVLSKAQAMAGSDKKQAIKTWSRRSTIVPDMVGLTFSVYNGKQFLPVYVTENMVGHKLGEFSMTRTFRGHRKTETAGGKK is encoded by the coding sequence ATGTCTAGATCCCTTAAGAAAGGTGCGTTCGTGGATTCCCACGTTCTCAGCAAGGCCCAGGCGATGGCCGGTTCCGACAAGAAACAGGCTATCAAGACCTGGTCCCGTCGTTCCACAATCGTCCCGGATATGGTCGGACTCACGTTCTCCGTCTATAACGGCAAGCAGTTCCTTCCGGTTTATGTCACCGAAAACATGGTTGGCCATAAGCTCGGCGAATTCTCCATGACCCGTACTTTCCGCGGTCACCGCAAGACTGAAACTGCTGGAGGCAAGAAATAA
- the rplV gene encoding 50S ribosomal protein L22 has translation MQAVAKVKNVRYGVRKLRRVVDLVRGKSVSEAFAMLSILRTQTKGAPLVENALKSAVANLKQKSAAPVSAEEIVIKTITADGGTIMKRIHPRSQGRAFRIEKPLSHITVVVADKEN, from the coding sequence ATGCAAGCTGTTGCTAAAGTTAAAAACGTCCGTTACGGCGTTCGCAAGCTCCGTCGCGTAGTCGACCTCGTTCGTGGCAAGTCCGTCAGCGAAGCCTTCGCGATGCTCTCCATCCTCCGTACGCAGACCAAGGGTGCTCCGCTGGTTGAAAATGCTCTCAAGTCCGCTGTCGCTAACTTGAAGCAGAAGTCCGCCGCTCCGGTTTCCGCCGAAGAAATCGTGATCAAGACCATCACCGCTGATGGTGGTACGATCATGAAGCGCATTCACCCGCGTTCCCAGGGCCGTGCTTTCCGTATCGAAAAGCCGCTCTCCCACATCACCGTCGTTGTCGCAGACAAGGAGAATTAA